The Lewinellaceae bacterium DNA window CGAACGGGCTCGGAACCTACCGGATTGAGACCTTCTTCGCAGTTGTCGTCGACGGTGGGTTGATCCCATGTCCAGTTGTCGTCACAGGTTACGGTTTTATCTTCCGGTTGTGAGAGTACCGGTGCTTCGGTATCGATGACGGTTACGGTCTGAGATACGGGCTCGGACTGGTTACCACACTCGTCGGTGGCGGTCCAGGTACGGGTGAGGGTATAGCCGCAGGCGAGGTCTTCGCGAACGGGCTCGGAACCTACCGGATTGAGACCTTCTTCACAGTTGTCGTCGACGGTGGGTTGATCCCATGTCCAGTTGTCGTCACAGGTTACGGTTTTATCTTCCGGTTGTGAGAGTACCGGTGCTTCGGTATCGATGACGGTTACGGTCTGAGATACGGGCTCGGACTGGTTGCCACACTCGTCGGTGGCGGTCCAGGTACGGGTGAGGGTATAGCCGCAGGCGAGGTCTTCGCGAACGGGCTCGGAACCTACCGGATTGAGGCCTTCTTCGCAGTTGTCGTCGACGGTGGGTTGATCCCATGTCCAGTTGTCGTCGCAGGTTACGGTTTTATCGGCCGGCTGCGAGAGGACTGGCGCTTCGGTATCGGTGACGGTCACGGTTTGAGATACGGGGTCGGACTCATTGCCACAAGCGTCGGTGGCGGTCCAGGTGCGGGTTAAGGTATATCCGCAGGTCAGGTTGACACGTACGGGCTCGGAACCGACGGGTTTAAGGTTTTCTTCGCAGTTGTCATCGACGGTGGGTTCATCCCAGGTCCAGGTGTCGTCGCAGGCTACGGTTTTATCGGCCGGCTGCGAGAGTACCGGCGCTTCGTTGTCGGTGACGGTCACGGTTTGAGATACGGGCTCGGACTCATTACCACAAGCGTCGGTGGCGGTCCAGGTGCGGGTCAGGGTATATCCGCAGGTCAGATTGACGCGTACGGGCTCGGAGCCTACGGGTTTGAGGTTTTCTTCGCAGTTGTCATCGACGGTGGGTTCATCCCATGTCCAGGTATCGTCGCAGGCTACGGTTCTGTCTTCGGGTTGCGATAAGACAGGCGCTTCGTCGTCGGTGACAGTAATGGTTTGAGAAACGGGCTCGGACTGGTTGCCACAAGCATCGGTGGCGGTCCAGGTGCGGGTGAGGGTATATCCACAGGTTTGATTGACGCGAACGGGCTCGGAGCCGACGGGCTGGAGACCTTCTTCACAGTTATCGTCCACGGTAGGGATGTCCCATGTCCAGGTGTCGTCGCAGGCTACGGTTTTATCTTCGGGTTGCGATAGGACAGGTGCTTCGTCGTCAAGAACAGTGATGGTTTGGTAGACAGGATCTGATTCATTTCCACAAGCATCAACACCAATCCAACTCCTTGTTAATATATAACCACAAACTAAATCTTCACGCTCAATCTCGGAAGCAATTATCTGAGCATCCTCGTCGCAATTATCTTCAATTGCAGGAACATCCCAAATTAAATCATCGCCGCAATAAACAGTTTTGTCTTCAGGTTCATCAATATTCGGCTCTTCATCATCAATAATTGTGATGAACTGTTTTATTGTGTCAGAAACATTTTGACAATGATCGATAGCGACCCACGCTCTAACAAGTGTATATCCGCAAGCTGCTGGGATAGAATATACTCTAGAATCCATGATCAGATCTTCATCACACTCATCAAAGGCATTTGGGGTTTCCCATTGTGGAGTTTCAGTGCACGAAATGGTCAAATTGGTTAGTGGATCAATTATTGGAGGTTCATTATCAGTAATTGTAATGGTTTGAGTTACTAGATTGGAAGTATTGCCACAATCGTCAATTGCATACCAGGTGCGGATATAACGATATCCACATTCGAGTGCTTCCTGAATAATTTGATCACCATGGTATTCTAAGTCTTCATCACAATTGTCAACACCCATAGGTGTGGACCAAGTAATATTCTCACCACAATTTATGTTTTTATCCATCAAAGGATATAATGTAGGTGGTTGATTATCAACTACAATTACGGTCTGATAAGCAGTATCTGAAGTATTTCCACAGTTGTCGGTAGCATACCATTTCTTTGTTACCTGGTATCCACAAGCCAGGTTAACTTGAGTGCCTGTTATTTGGTGTAAAAATGCAAAAGGGTCACAGTTGTCTGTGACCATTGGCATATCAAATGTCCAGTTTTGATCGCAGTTTACTGTTTTATTTTCTAATGGTGTTAAATGTGGAGGCGTCGTATCCAGCACAGTAATTTTCTGGTGAACACTTCCGGATTTGTTTCCACAATCATCGATTGCATGCCAATACCTTATAGTTGTATAGCCACAAGATTGGTTTTGTTGCCTTGTGCTGTCTACAACCAATGTTCCAGTGGTACAATTATCACTGGTTACCGGATCATTCCAAATCAGGTTATCCTGACAATAAATGGTTTTGTCAGCAGGAGGAATAATGGAAGGGGCAGTTTGATCAAGCACATCTACTGTTTGTGACACAGTCGGAGAAGCATTATCACAATCGTCGATGGCATACCAGGTACGAATGACCCGTTGTCCGCAAGATATTGTTGAAGATTGGGTAGACACGGTTATGATCTCAAAAGAGCTGCATGAATCAGTGACAACCGGATTTCCGAAGGACCAAATTTCATCACAAGAAACAGTCTTGTTCGCAGGGGCTTGAATTGATGGGGCAACTGTATCAATTAAGGTGATCTTTTGCCAGACGGTATCAGATTGATTACCGCAGTCATCGATAGCAATCCAAGGTACTAAGACCTGGTAATAGCAATCTTTAGAAACCTGGACAGTATCAAAACGCATAAAGGTTGGTATACCACAATTGTCTGTGCCAGTCGGTTCATCATAAACCAGTTTCCGCGAACAAGAGATTGTCTTGTCCGCCGGTTTAATGATCGTTGGCGGTGTAATATCTTCCACCGTTATCGTCTGGGAACCTGTAGCAGTCCCCTGGCATTCGTCGGTGGCTATCCAGGTTCGTGTTACGGTATAAGATTGGGCACACTCGCCATTATCGTACTCATCACTGAGTGAGTCGAGTGTGAATTGGGCACACTCGCCATTAGCGGTTATGACTGGTCTTCCAAAAGTCCAGGGAACATCACAGGATACGGTGATATCATCCGGTGCAATTATTGAAATCGCCGGAACTGGATTAATGGGTGCCGTGTTTTCGGCAAAAATTTGGTTGGTTGGTTGAATAAGAAGCGAGAACAAGAATAAAATTGTAGAGACTGTTCTCATGCTCGTGGATTAATGGTTTAATAATTGGTTGCACGTTTGCAACCACTGCAATACAGTTCGAATTTGGAGGGGGGGAAAATGAGAGAACCTGAAAAACTGGGTTCCCGGACATACATCCACAAAAATCAGGCCTAATAACCCGTATCGGGTGATCTTAACAATAAATAGGTCTTTTTACAGGGAAACTGCTAAAAATGACATCGGTGACTGTTAGCTTTCAGCCATGCTTCGTGTTGTTTATAATCCGGCAAAATGCTAGCTACAATTGAGTAAAAAGCTCGAGAATGATTCATCTCGATCAAATGGGCGAGTTCATGAATAATCACATAATCCTGGACAATCTCAGGCGCAAACAAAAGCCGTGTGGAAAGATTAATGTTTCCGGTATGGCTACAGCTACCCCAGTTGCTCCGATTATGTTTTAAGCGTATGGTACCGATTGGCCGCTTAAAATGCTGTTCGTTGAGTTGCCTGACCCGCTCTGAAATACGAGGTTTTTGGTGTTGACCAATGATCCGGCTTAATAGGGTTGGAATGTGTTTATTGATAACTTCTTCCGTCGCTGTGTTAGGGATTTGAATTTTTATTTTCTTTCCGTCCTTTAAGCGGGCGGTAAACGAGACCGAATCGTGGCGCTGAAACTCCAGAATGTACGTTTGATCACCAACGATAAACTCCTGACCATCAATGTATTCTTTCTGGTAAAAGTGTGCTGCCAGGTTCGGATTGTCAGACAGTTGATTTTTTATCCAAAGATTTGCTCTTTCGATTTCACGAGATAGCTGCCCTGATCCTGTAAGGTGCGGAAATCTTAAATAGGCCCCTTTTTTACCAATTGAAAATCGAATGCTTCGTCTCCATTCCCGGACAACATGCACCGGTATTTTCCACCCATCGCTCTTCAGGAGATATGATGTGGATTTGGCTTTCATTGGATCATTTACCTGAAAATTCCTGCATGGCGTCGATCAATACCTGTACACTTTCCACGGGCATTGCATTGTATATGGATGCCCGGAAACCTCCCACAGATCGATGTCCTTTGATTCCACTGATCCCTTTGGATTTACAGAGTTGAAGGAACGCTTCTTCTTTGGAAGAGTCCTTGAGCAGAAAAGTCACATTCATCAGAGACCGGTCTTCTTTCCTCGCAGTCCCAATGAACAAAGGATTGCGATCAATTTCATCATACAATAATGCTGCCTTACGCTCATTCATCATTTTGATTGCAGACAGGCCACCTTGTTCCTTTATCCAGCGAAGTGTCAACATGGAAACATAGATCGGAAACACGGGAGGTGTATTGTAGAGGCTTTCGCCTTCTACATGGGTTTGATAGTTCAGCATCGTAGGTAATTCCCTTCCGGTCCGGTTGAGGATTTCCTTTTTGATGATCACGACGGTCACCCCTGCCGGTCCCAGGTTTTTTTGTGCACCTGCATAAACAACGTCAAAGCGGTTGATGTCGATCGGCTCACTCAAAAAATCAGAGGACATGTCCGCTACCAGAGGAATATCCGTGGCAGGTAGTTGGTGATATTGGGTCCCAAAAATGGTATTGTTCGTTGTGATGTGCAGATAGCGTGCTTCGGCCGGAATTTCATAATTAACCGGAATGTGTGAATAGTTTTCCGGTTTTGAGGTTGCAACTACTTTGATGGTACCAAATGCCTTAGCTTCCTTAATTGCTTTCGAGGACCAGGATCCGGTATCGGCATAAGCTGCTACTTCGTCGTTGGCAAGTATGTTCATGGGTACCATGAAGAATTGTGTCGATGCTCCTCCGCTGAGAAATAGGACGGCATAGGTGTCGGGAATTTGATACAGTTCCCGGATGGAAGTTTCCGTTTCTTCGATAATGGCCGTGAAATCTTTACTGCGGTGGGAAATTTCAAGAATTGACAACCCAGAATTGTTCAGGTTGAGCACTCCCTGTGCAGCTTGCTCCATAACAGATTGTGGTAAAATAGCAGGTCCGGCACTAAAATTATGAATTTTCATCATATGAGATTCGGTTTTGGAAAGGCAAAAGTAATCAAATCCTGATTGTCCTGCTTCATCTTGTTGCAAGGTTCTTTTTGACCTTCTGGCCTCCCTTCGGGCCAAATTGGAGCATTTCTTACCTGTTTTTTTGATAGATGCGACAAATCTGAAAGGGTGTGCGACCAGATGGAAAGCCACGGTGCCAGATCCACACTAGGTTTGCAATATGCTTTTTAATAAAGCTTCAATCAATTCTTAAATTATTATAATTCAATGTATTATGAAATCATCAATCCTATTTGTTACACTAATAAGCCTTTGTGCTTTCACCTATTCCCCAAATCAAAAGGGACTGGCACAAGTTCGCAAAGTAGATGGCCTTGATATTTACATTTACAGCGAACCACTCGCGGATTTTGAAGAAGTATTTCAAATCACAGGTTTTTGGAACTGGGGAGAAGTCCTGGACGACCGTGCAACCCTGGAAAATGTTGTTAACACCATGGTGCGTAACACCAAGAAGAAAAATCGAAAAGCTTATGATGGTGGTGATCCAAAAGCCGAAGCGATCGTGATTTATAATAATGACCGCGCGATAGGAATCCGCTATATCGACTAAACAATCCAACAGTTAACATGCAAAATCAATCCAACATGAAAATCTTTTCATATCTATTAATAGCTCTATCCCTGATCATCATCTCGTGTAAAAAAGACAAGGTTAAGTCTTCTTCAATCGACGAATTCCGGCTATGCCAATTGGTCAACTCGGAAAAGCGATGCGACGATAACGAGAGTTCATTTGCCACTACAACTCCGCAGATCTATGCTGCGGTGACTGTCAATGATGGTAAGGACGATGATTACCTCACGTTTACCTGGACCTATGCCTCGGATCAATATGAGATCGATGAACTCACGGTTCGACTTGGGGATCTTGGAAGCGGTAAATCCATACAGGTGGCTGGTTCCTTATCGCGACCGAATGCCGGATGGCCATCGGGATCTTACGAAGTGAAAGCAGCACTGACAGGCGGCGTATCGGTAACACGAACATTTACTATTCAATAGTTCTAATACAATGCTTTATGAAATCAAGATATCTCAATAGCACAGGCACAATTATCCTGTTGATCCTTCTGGGAGCATTCTGTTCCTGTCAGGTAGGGGTACACAAAGATTTGGTAACCGGGTTGAAATACAACTATCATGGCCTTGGAGTAGAAGACATCGTGTTAACCAAAGACGGTGAGACCTACCGTGACAATCAGTTTCCGGCAGGCAGTACAGTGGTTATGAATTTTCTCGGAGTGAGCGGGTTTGAAAAGCGAGAAGGCAAAGTCTTTCCCGGATTGTCCGTTCTGGTGAAAGATGAGGCAGGAGCAGTTGTTTTACAGGCGGAGGACTTATTTAGTGAATACAGTGTGGCCGGACTTGATGCCACCCAGGCAAACGAACTTTCTTCTAATCTGACCATTGGCGATCCGATGCAACAAGGAGCACATTATTCCTGGCATATCACCATCTGGGACAAGCAGAACGATGGATTGATTGAAGCCAACATGGATTTTGCGGTCCAACCATAATCACGCAAATACCTGTTTGTCGACGATGGCCTGAGCCTCCTCTCCATTGGGTTAGGAGGCTCTTTAATAAAATTACCATATGGAATCGAAACAACCCAATGATAAAGATTTGCGAATCCAGGAATGGCTGGAAAAACTCCAATATCAAAGCTGGCAATTGGAATTACTTATATCCGGATTTTCCATTGCATTATTGCTTCGGATGTATGATCCTTTAAAAAACTTTCTGGATGACGTTTTGCTTTATGCGCCGGTCAACCCGGTTCTAAATGTCTTCTTTAATTTCATCAGTTTATTTGGCACTACAGCATGGTTCTTTTTGACAGTGAATTTAATTTTACTCGTCGTGATCAGAGGCCTCTGGATCGGAACAATTGGTTTGAGGACACTCTCATCCAAAATTAACCTGGAAAAGATGCATTTCTCTGAGGCATTTGGACAAAAACTCCAAAATAAACTACCTTCCTACGATCATTATGTCGAACAATTAGACCAGATTTGCAGCATTATTTTTGCATTTACTTTTTTGACCATACTCATTTTATTTTCATTTGGGCTTACACTTTTGGTCTTTATGACTGTAAAAGAGCTCTTTCACTATGTTTCCAATTTACTTGGATGGGATCAATTGTATGCTTTTTTACGATCTTTATGGATAATTTTTTTCTCACTCGGTGGTTTTCTGTACGCTCTGGATTTTTTCACACTTGGTTGGGTAAAAAAACGTGGATTCCTGTTTCGATTTTATTATCCAATTTATACTTTTTTTAGTCTGATAACAGCAGCTAAAGTTTACCGACCGCTCTATTATAATCTGATTGGAACACGGGGAGGAAGGATGGTTGCGTTTGCTATTTTTCCATATTTTATATTTATTTATTTTACAGTTAATGTGGACGTCTTTAAGCAACGCTATTTTTCATACCAGCTAAACGGAGGATTTCTAGCCGTACAATATTATGAAGATGAACGCACAGAAAATAAAAGGGCTGTCTCGGCTTCAATACCTTCAAGGATTGTCAGTCAACATCTAATGCCATTGTTTATCCGATATGAGCCCAAACAAGATGATCCTGCCATCGCTCTGAAATGTCCGGATTTAGTCCATGGAAGTTTGTCCCTTTTTCCGGTTTGGGCACCTGAAGAAGCTCAACAGACTGCAGAGAGGAAATTGGAATGTTTGTCCGGCCTGGTGGAATTATATATTAATGATTCTATGATTGTCAGTCCGACCTTTCATTTTTACGAGCACCCACAAACGAAAGATCCCGGCTTAACGGTTCTGCTTGATCTGGATATGTTGCCACGTGGAGAACACCGTTTGAAGGTAAATAAATATCATTTAATGGGAGAAGCAGAAGAGGTCCGCCTGATTTCGACTCCGGTGGCCCAAATACCATTTTGGATACCCTGATTATCGCAATTCTGTAGGTGGATGTCCGAAGAATTTTTTAAAACTATCGGAAAAATGAGAAAGAGATTTGTAACCCACCTGGAAAGCAATTTCCGAAATAGTTCCCGATTTATTTATGAGCATTTCTTTCGCCTTGTTGAGCCGGTAGGTGCGAATTAATTCGCTGGGACTAAGATCGGTGATGTCTTTTAATTTTCGGTGAAGCTGACTTCTGCTCATGTTGATGGTGTCGCTTAATTGATCCACACCAAAATGTTCATCATCAAGATGGGTATTGATGGCCTGCATAACCCTGCTTAGGAACTCCTTGTCCATTGACGGTAACTCCGGACCGGTTGAATCAAGTACGGAGGAGTTACGGAATTTATCCCGGAGTAATTTGCGGATAGTAAGTATATTCTGAATTCGGACTAATAACTCCTGGTGTGAAAATGGCTTGGTCATGTAGTCATCAGCACCGAATTCCAAACCAGCGATCCGATCCTTGTCAGATGCCTTTGCAGTCAGCAAAATAAATGGAATGTGATTTGTACGTTCATCCCTCCGGATATGTTGTAACAAGGTATATCCATCCATCTCTGGCATCATGACGTCACTGATGATTAAATTGGGTGTATTCTGCACAGCCTTTGCTAACCCTTCTTTTCCATTTTGGGCAATCTGGAACCGGTAATTGGGTGACAGAATTTCTCCAATGAAATATTGCAGGTCAGGATTGTCTTCGACAACAAGGATCAATGGCTTGTCAATGTCTTCAATCGCTGAGAAATAATTTACCGGGGAAATAGAGGAAGTATCACTATCGATAGCATTCAATTCAGTTGACAACTGTTCAATTTCAGCTATTTCGTCCGGTGCAAAAGCATTTTTATTTATTGGAAATGATACCTTAAATTCTGTAAAGTCGCCGGAAATGCTTTGCGCTTCAATGATTCCATGGTGTAATTCAACACATTCTTTAACCAGCGCTAGACCAATTCCTGTACTTAGTTTGGTGCTTACTTCCACCTGATAAAAACGGTCAAATATGCGATGTATGCTCTCCGGAGGAATTCCTTGCCCGTTATCTTTTATTCGAATGGAGGCGTGATCATCTTCATAGGTTAAAGATAGTTGTATGTCTCCGCCATCAGATGTAAACTTAAAAGCGTTGGAAACTAAATTGTTTATTATTTTTTCAATTTTGTCACCATCAAACCAGCTTTCATTTTGTTTGGCAGCGATTTGGATTTCGTAATTAATCTTACGGTTGTGGGCGAGCGATTCGAATGCGAAGGCAAGGCGTCTTACAAAAGTGGATAGGTCTCCGGGGCTTGCTTGCAAATGCATTTGTTTTTTCTCAAGCTTCGATAAATCCAATAGCTGATTTACCAGATTTAGTAAGCGCTCCCCATTTCGTCTAATGATGTCGAAATATCTTTCAGGCTTTGTGACCGTATTATTTTGTAATTGCTCCAACGGTGCCAACATCAGAGTGATCGGTGTTCTGAATTCATGACTTATGTTTGCAAAGAAGTTCGATTTTATATTGTCCAGTTCCCTAAGTTTTGTTTTTTCTGCTATTTCCATTTGTAAGGCATGATCTGCCTCCCTTTGCTTGCGTAGTTGACGATTTCGTAAATAGGCGATGGTGCCCATGGCTGTGAGCAGTAGCGTTACGGCAATCAGAAGGGTGTTTTTTTGCCTGTTTTTTTGTTTTTCCAGCTCCAGCTCATTTTCAGCAAGTTTCTGGTCTTTTTGGGCAGTTTGGTATTTCGTTTCTGATTCGGCCAGCTCCTTTGCATGGGAATCGTTGAAGATGGTGTCCTTTAAGTCACTAAATTTTTTATAATACTGGAGTGCTAGTTCCGGCGGTCTTTTTCTTCATACAGGTCCGCCATGTTTTCGTAGGTGTCTTTAAGGTAGGTTATATGATTAATTTCTTGTAGCCAGGTTGATGGCTTTGTCGTACCATACTGAGGCTTCATCCATTCGCCCTAAGTGTCCGGTAGCACTTCCCATATTAATGAATCGGAGATAAGACCTGGTTTAAAATTGTTTTCAGGTGAGCTAAAATGGAAATTGCATTTTGAATATAAGGTATGGCGACCTGATATTCCCCTTTCTGACCAAGTCTAGATCCGATATTCATGCTGGTATGTCCAATTCCGTTCTGATGATTGTATCGCTTGAAAATGGCATTGGCCTGCGAAATACTGGATAGCCGAATCCGGAACCTCAGTAGCTATTCCCAGGTTGTTCAGTACCGTTGCGGCAGTTAATGAGTCTTTAAGAGCAATGAGTATCTGAGCCGCTTGTTTCCAATAAGCAAGACCTCTAGCCGGTTCTAGATGATTGTAATAAGCGGATCAATGTTTGAATAGGCGGTGGCCATGCGGCTGGAATCCTGATGTATTTCGGCTTGGTGCAATGCTGTAAGTTGGTATTCAAGGGCGCGGGTATAATCACCGCTCTGGCTGATGACAGTGCCCAATAGATTATTGGCATCGATAAGGTAAGAAGGTTCCTGAGTCAACTGAGCAATTTCCAGGGACAGATTGGCGTGGATCAGGGCAGAATCGATCAGGCCGCTAAGGTAATAACTAGCTGACCGATAATAATGAGCTTTAAGGAGAGCCAATGAGTCCAGGAGTTTTCTGCCAGCGACTGTGCTTCTGTAGCAAAATCAATGGATTGACGTGCATCAAGCGCAAATCCCCGTTGGGCTAATGTGTTGAGTATACGTAGTCGCTGGGTATCTGAGGTAGTGTAGGGCAAGGTGGTTTTCAGGCTATCCAGAAATGGATTTTGTCCTGCGGCCTGCAAACCGGAGAACATCATGATGAGTAAAAAGATCGGTTTGAAGGACATAGTCATTTGACCTTTTCCTGGATGAGGGATATAAAATAATGAATTGTAGCCAGATATGGAAAGAATGCTGAGATTAAAGGGGTGAGGAGATTCCTCCCGGGTCGGTGTTTAAGGGAATTTTTTTGCATAGTGATTGATAAATTTCTGATTTGAATTATCTTTGCAGTCCGCTTCAAATGGAAGTGGGTGTATATTACCTGGGTGATGATCAGCTATGTGATTAAAAATCAGCTGGTTAGACATCAGAACGATCATTGAAATAGCAGGAAAGAGACTAGGTGAGCTAGGTAAGGGAAGAGTAGAAGAGAATAAACAATGGAGAGTTTGATCCTGGCTCAGGATGAACGCTAGCGGGAGGCTTAATACATGCAAGTCGAGGGATATTTCCACTTCGGTGGGGAGAAACCGGCGCACGGGTGAGTAACGCGTACACGACCTACCTTCAAGAGGGGGATAGCCCTGGGAAACTGGGAGTAATACCGCATGTGATTGGATGAGTTCGAGTTATCCAATTAAAGTTACGGCGCTTGAAGATGGGTGTGCGTCTGATTAGCTAGTTGGTAGGGTAACGGCCTACCAAGGCGACGATCAGTAGGGGCGTGAGGCGTGACCCCACGGGTACTGAGACACGGACCCGACTCTACGGGAGGCAGCAGTAGAATATTGGACAATGCCCGCAAAGTGATCCAGCCATCCGCGTGCAGGATGAAGGCCCTATGGGTTTTAAACTGCTTTTATTAGGGAAGAAAGGCCTTGATTTATTGAGGTTTGACGGTACCCTAAGGAATAAGCACCGGCTAACTCCGTGCCAGCAGCCGCGGTAATACGGAGGTGCAAGCGTTATCCGGAATTACTGGGTTTAAAGGGTGCGTAGGCGGCTCTATAAGTCAGATGTGAAAGTTACTCGCTTAACGAGGAAATTGCATTTGATACTGTGGAGCTTGAATAAGGTTGAGGTAGGCGGAATGTGGCAAGTAGCGGTGAAATGCATAGATATGCCATAGAACATCAATTGCGAAGGCAGCTTACTGGACCTATATTGACGCTGAGGCACGAAAGCGTGGGGAGCGAACAGGATTAGATACCTGGTAGTCCACGCCTAAACGATGTTTACTCGATGTGGACTTCGGTTTGTGCATCCAAGGAAACCGTTAAGTAAACCACCTGGGGAGTACGACCGCAAGGTTGAAACTCAAAGGAATTGACGGGGGTCCGCACAAGCGGTGGAGCATGTGGTTTAATTCGATGATACGCGAGGAACCTTACCTGGGCTCGAATGGTATATGACGATTTGGAGAAATCTGAATTTCCCTACGGGGCATATATCAAGGTGCTGCATGGTTGTCGTCAGCTCGTGCCGTGAGGTGTTGGGTTAAGTCCGCAACGAGCGCAACCCCTATTGCTAGTTGCCAGCATTTCGGATGGGGACTCTAGCAAGACTGCCGGCGCAAGCCGAGAGGAAGAGTGGGGATGACGTCAAATCATCATGGCCTTTATGTCCAGGGCTACACGTGCTACAATGGCGCATACAGAGGGTCGCGAAGCGGTGACGTGGAGCCAATCCCAGAAAGTGCGTCACAGTTCGGATTGGAGTCTGCAACCCGACTCCATGAAGCTGGAATCGCTAGTAATCGCGCATCAGCCATGGCGCGGTGAATACGTTCCCGGACCTTGTACACACCGCCCGTCAAGCCATGGAAGCCGGGGGTACCTGAAGACGGTGACTTTACGGGGAGCTGTTAAGGGTAAAACCGGTGACTGGGGCTAAGTCGTAACAAGGTAGCCGTACCGGAAGGTGTGGCTGGAATACCTCCTTTTAAGAGTTGTGAAAACAACAGACAATAACAAGATTCGATCACGCTTATCTTTGCCATAAGCTCACCTTTTTCCTGCTTTTTTCTATTTTTGGCCGCTCATTGATGTTTGAGTCGCTGGAAATTGAATTTTTAGTCCCATAGCTCAGCTGGTTAGAGCGCTACACTGATAATGTAGAGGTCGGCAGTTCAAGTCTGCCTGGGACTACTATACATTCAAATGTTGAATGTAGCGTGTTGAATATTGAATTGGGGGATTAGCTCAGTTGGCTAGAGCACTAGCTTTGCAAGCTAGGGGTCAAGGGTTCGAATCCCTTATCCTCCACTCCATTTACGAAAGAAGTTTCGTAATATTAAAACAAAACGATTGCCTCCATAGCTCAGCTGGTTAGAGCGGCGGACTGTTAATCCGTAGGTCCTAGGTTCGAGCCCTAGTGGAGGCGCTGAAAGCCTTGGCGAAAGCCAGGGCTTTTGTGTTTTAGAGCAGAGGTAAAAGAGGTAGCAGAAGTAAACCTGCTGACCCCCTAAATAGATGGAGAAAATGCGCTTAATTTTATAACCATAAAAAAGAGTGCAAATGACTCGTCACAGAAGGAGCTTCACGGTAGCTCAGAAATTAGAAATCATACAATACAGCAAGCGACATGGGGTAACACGAGCACGCCGGGAATATGAATTGTCGGATAGTGTGTTACGTCGGTGGATTGACCGTTATGAAAAGGATGGCTCCATCGGACTGGAGAATCGATCACCAGTGGTAAAGACCGATTTAGAAGTTGAGAATGAGCAGTTGAAACGAGAGTTAAAAGCGTATAAAGAGATGCTGGCGGAAAAAGAGCTGGCCTTGCGGATCAAAGAAGAGCTGCTAAAAAAAAGCCAAATACGCTTGAAGAACGATTGATGGTCGCAGAAATGTTCATAGCAGAGGGCATCCGGTGCGTCTAGTATTGAAGTACACCGGTGTTGCATCAGTACTTACT harbors:
- a CDS encoding M48 family metallopeptidase, producing MKAKSTSYLLKSDGWKIPVHVVREWRRSIRFSIGKKGAYLRFPHLTGSGQLSREIERANLWIKNQLSDNPNLAAHFYQKEYIDGQEFIVGDQTYILEFQRHDSVSFTARLKDGKKIKIQIPNTATEEVINKHIPTLLSRIIGQHQKPRISERVRQLNEQHFKRPIGTIRLKHNRSNWGSCSHTGNINLSTRLLFAPEIVQDYVIIHELAHLIEMNHSRAFYSIVASILPDYKQHEAWLKANSHRCHF
- the serC gene encoding 3-phosphoserine/phosphohydroxythreonine transaminase encodes the protein MKIHNFSAGPAILPQSVMEQAAQGVLNLNNSGLSILEISHRSKDFTAIIEETETSIRELYQIPDTYAVLFLSGGASTQFFMVPMNILANDEVAAYADTGSWSSKAIKEAKAFGTIKVVATSKPENYSHIPVNYEIPAEARYLHITTNNTIFGTQYHQLPATDIPLVADMSSDFLSEPIDINRFDVVYAGAQKNLGPAGVTVVIIKKEILNRTGRELPTMLNYQTHVEGESLYNTPPVFPIYVSMLTLRWIKEQGGLSAIKMMNERKAALLYDEIDRNPLFIGTARKEDRSLMNVTFLLKDSSKEEAFLQLCKSKGISGIKGHRSVGGFRASIYNAMPVESVQVLIDAMQEFSGK
- a CDS encoding response regulator, with the translated sequence MGTIAYLRNRQLRKQREADHALQMEIAEKTKLRELDNIKSNFFANISHEFRTPITLMLAPLEQLQNNTVTKPERYFDIIRRNGERLLNLVNQLLDLSKLEKKQMHLQASPGDLSTFVRRLAFAFESLAHNRKINYEIQIAAKQNESWFDGDKIEKIINNLVSNAFKFTSDGGDIQLSLTYEDDHASIRIKDNGQGIPPESIHRIFDRFYQVEVSTKLSTGIGLALVKECVELHHGIIEAQSISGDFTEFKVSFPINKNAFAPDEIAEIEQLSTELNAIDSDTSSISPVNYFSAIEDIDKPLILVVEDNPDLQYFIGEILSPNYRFQIAQNGKEGLAKAVQNTPNLIISDVMMPEMDGYTLLQHIRRDERTNHIPFILLTAKASDKDRIAGLEFGADDYMTKPFSHQELLVRIQNILTIRKLLRDKFRNSSVLDSTGPELPSMDKEFLSRVMQAINTHLDDEHFGVDQLSDTINMSRSQLHRKLKDITDLSPSELIRTYRLNKAKEMLINKSGTISEIAFQVGYKSLSHFSDSFKKFFGHPPTELR
- a CDS encoding transposase, producing the protein MTRHRRSFTVAQKLEIIQYSKRHGVTRARREYELSDSVLRRWIDRYEKDGSIGLENRSPVVKTDLEVENEQLKRELKAYKEMLAEKELALRIKEELLKKSQIRLKND